The nucleotide window TACATCATGGAGTAGGAAGAAGGAATGTAGGAAGTTGCTAACTTACAGTTGAGAAGGCCTTCGCTGGGGGGCTCAAGGCCGCAGCGCTTTTGCTGCCGTCAGTCACTCATTTGTGGCGGCCAGAGAGCTTGTTGGGTGAGGGAGTCGGAAAATCGAACGGCTTGCAAAAATTTTTGGGCTTGAAGTATTTGATTGCTATATGGTTTAGGATCATATCTCTTACAACCTCGCTTGGTTGTGGGGCAATAGTCAGAGTGCGACTGCCTATGCAGCTAAACGAGCTTAACAGGTacccgccgacgaggcaATTGGTGAAAATTCACCTCAACCCACCTTGAAGCCTGTTGTCACCGGATAATTCCAAGCCGGAACAAAAGGATCTTTCCATTCGCCAACTTACATCCAACCCATCAAGGACAAGCAGGCAATTACAGGAAATACTAAGTTCGGCCAGCTCAAACCGCTGCAAAGCTTCCGCTGGCCAGCTCTCCGCGTCGGCTACACCTCCCTTGCCGCTTACTTTTCATCGACCGACTACAAAGTATTTCTCGAGGTCAAGATGACTGATCGGCGGAGAATCAACGGGCCGCCCGGCGCAACATTGCCACCGGTCTACGATATCAGCAACCAAACCTCGGCCTCTCGGGCAAGGCCAGGAAATACCATTCGGGGCTTGTGTAAGTTCACCCTTGCCTTATCAGCCCTTTATGACACTGACCATAGCAAGTCCTCAAGACTGGCGTGACCCCGACGGCATCGGGTTCAGCCTACATGGAAATCGAACCGCCTTACGGTCATGTGAGCTCAAAGTCCAAGGTCAACGGGATGAAGCTCATCTGCACCGTTCATGGGCCTCGTTCCCTCCCACGATCTGCACCATTCTCACCCTATTTGGTACTCTCAACCCACGTCAAATACGCTCCTTTCGCTACGCGTCAACGCCGCAGCTATCTTCGCGACTCGAGTGAAAGGGACATCAGCGTCCACCTTGACACGGCTCTTCGTGGAGTCATCATCGCTGACCGATGGCCCAAGAGTGGCGTTGATGTTATTGTTACCATCATCGAAGGTGATCAGGAGCGAGAAGCCTCTCATTTTCAAGGCAACGAGGAATGGGATATGATGAACGTTCTCAGTGGGTGCGTCACCGTTGCCGCAGCCGCTCTTGCGGATGCTGGCATTGATTGTGTGGACATGGTCACAGGCGGTGTTGCAGCTCTTGTCGCTTCAGATAAGGGCGACACGAACACGCCATCCATTGTGCTGGATCCAGTCTCCCTGGAACACGAGAGTATTCTGGCTGCCTGTTGTGTTGCCTACTTGCCCAATCGCGCTGAGATTACCAACCTCTGGGTAAAAGGCCAACTTCCGCCGTCCGACGCGTCGTTGCATACAAAACTCATAGGCCGTGCCATTCAAGCTTCCAAGGGCAACTACCGTGCTGTTCTTGAAAGACTACAAAACAACCAACCGCCTAACAGCTAGAGGATCCGAACTTGAATAAATTGGCGGGGTGGCATACATCCTGGACCTGAAGTCATCGCCAGGTGCGCTATGCCTTCAGAAGAGAATGGTTTGCCGCATCATTGACGAGTACCGGAGCCCTACAGACTTGGTATCTTTCATGGCGTGCTTGGAGCAATCGATGGAAACAAAGGGAGAAAATTGGATGAAGGCGAAGCAAGGCGACTGTATTGCGAGGAAGGTTTACGATACACAGGAGACTACTTCGATAACGTAACCCCTACACGCAACCTTAAGGTATGTCAGAACATGACTAGTAGAAGATAGTGTAGGCATCCATCGATAGATGTTCCGAGGGCTTCAATGAGGGGAGGTTTGCTGCTTTCCGGGAGAGGAAGCTCGGGGAACCTCGACAGGCAAGACACTGCATCAATGGTGGATAGTTTGAGCCGATCAACGTTGCAGTCCAAGGATGGAGGTGCCTTTCTCGCAGATGCTTTTTCCAACGAACTAGCATACAGAGATATATCATTTGATGTGGCTATTGATATTTCATCACATGTGCTGATTTTCTCCAAATTGAGATGatgtacctacctacctggcAGGTGTTCCATTTCGTTAGTGCCACGGCACGTGCCGGCGAGTGGACcgcgatgaagatgatgtacCCCATCGGGCAAGGCGGCACTCTGGTCTTAAAACTGTGGTGCCTTAGCTAAGGCACCTACCCACCCAAGGAGCAGTTCTTCCTCCGGACCCCGGCttccagcttctcggcctttCCTGTATCCGTTTGGCATTTTCCTCAGCAAGCGCGGTGGAGTGTTCCTCACTGCGCTGCCCACCGTTGCACGCGACTACATCCCGTCCATCTCATCCGAGCTTCCGCCCGTCTCCTCTTTGcctcccctctcccaccTCTCATCTGCCAACCCCCATTTCCGTATCTGTTTGACCGACCGAGGCCGACCGACCTCCAGCCCGATCGTTagaagaggagaaaaaagaagacaaGACCCCACCACCGACGACTGCTTGCCGAGTAAACAACCCGTCGCTTCCCTCATCACCATCTACGGGATATCTCCTGGTGCTTTTCGCCCGCATCATGATCTTCCACCTTCGACACCACCGCTCATGATTCGTCTTGCGACGTATCCGCCCGAGCGAcaaggctgctgctgctgctgccgcctgTGGTCAAGCCCGATCAGAATAACTGTGTCCCTCCTAGCAGATCATGGACACTGCTCAACAACCCATTACGCTGGACAACCTCGGGGTCTGGCAAAACCTCTCGTTGTGGACTGCTGACCGCCTTCAATACGCCGTTAACGTCACTAAGCTCGCTCCTTCCCTCGAAGACCTGGTATGGGCTGGCCCGAGAATGATCCGAAAGCTCACGGCCCATCTACATCTCCCCTTCCCCGATTCACTTGAAGCTCTTGGTCAGAGAGTCATACCCGAAGCGACTGGCCCTGGCATCATGCGTACTACCGACGCTGTCACGATTGCCGCCTTAAGCATGGACATCCCACCTCCAATAGGCATTCCTCATGGGCCAGGGCCTGGTGTTTTGACCGATCCCGATACCGCTGCTGCCTCCCCAAACTTCTCCATGGAGGGCGCAAAAGGCCTTGGCAGTGTCTTTAGCTATGCTACTAGCAAATGGGCGCTCTGCTGTATTGCCATGGCCATTGTCCTCAACCGTACCCATATATTTGCCGCCACACGGCGACGCTTGCGCCTGACCTTACCCGTTCGACTTCTGCTCCGTGGTCTCCCagtcctcctcttcctggTTCAAGCCCGAGGGATCTTGCGCTCGATCCAGTGCCAGACCTCTCCAGATTTCTCCGAACTGCGATGGGGAAACACAAGTAAGAGTTCTGAACTGATGTTCTCTCAAGCTGGAGGCTTCCTTCATACCATGAGCTCTGCACTCTTGCTAGGGGCTTCAGACGAAGTATCATGCACGGCGGTGGGCATGGTGCCGGTAAACATTGATGATACGTCACAGGACCTGCGGGGCTCGCTGTCTCTGTTATGGCCGCTCTTTGGGACTTTTTGTCTGAGCCAGTTCCTAGAGACGGTCTCCTGCGCCGTTCAGGGCCGCCCTGTAGCAGCGGAAACGGGTATGACACTATTCGAACACTCTCTTGCTTTTGCCGAAGCCGATGCCGCTATCAGCAACCAACTTGGCTGGGGCTTGTTTACTCAGTCacaagcagcagaagcagcgtcaagcgccggcggcaccatTGCCATCAGTCGTTCCATGATTCTGAGAAGGGTAAACACTTCGCCTGAGGTTTTACTCGTCGCTTTTCTTTCGACCATGAGTCACATTACCAGCCATGTCCTGGGCATTTTCAATCTTCAGGCTAAATTTCGGCTCGTCAGTACTGGTTTCTGGGGCCTCTGCTTCATGGCGAGCATTCTCTGGAGTGCCTTTACTTTCTCTCTGGACGATCCAGCGAGGCAAGGTCTACTCAGGTTTCCTACGGTTTGCATCATCGGCTTCATCCCCCatgttcttgttcttggggGGATTATCGTCTGCCTGATCATATACCTACTTGCTCTTGGTCTCGCCGCTCTCGGACAAACAGGCCAGAGACTCACTCTTCGAGAACGATTAGCCCAAGCCCACGGAAACATGCAGGCCAACCTTTCAGTCTCTGACATCCGCGTCAGCATGGAAATGGACTTTTACACAGCCTTGCTACGAACTGGCTTCGGCGCTATTACCATGGCAAGCGAAGCCGTTTACCTGAACGAAGACAGAGACGTTATTATGCGGCCCCATACGTGGCTCGAGGAGGAACGGTATCAAGAACTCGAGGAACTGCGGACGCAATGGATCGCAGCTGGCGCCACCGACTCCCATTACGACACGATAGGAACCATCGGCCTAGTGCCAGTGAAAGAAGATCACATGTTGACTACCAACGGTTATGTTCGCGAACGAGCAGCGCAGAAGGTGCCCAAGTCCCGGTCAGGGGAGCGACGCCTGAGGGATGGTGTCGGCGCTGCGGAAAGAAGCGGCAGATGGCTAATGGCGTTGGATTTCCTCATGAACATCAACAGGCTGATATTCCGGACCTGGGCCACAGCCATGCTGAAAATCTTGTCCAAGATCGGCATCCGCCATCCAAAGTTCCTGCTTTGGGTTATTCGTCGACCAAAACTGACCAATGACACGAAGAGTACGAATACTGGAGGCCGTGACCACCCTCCTGCAGACTCTGTCGAGGCGTCCCTCAACATACCCAGGATCGATGGTGTTGACGTCGAGTCCGAGTTCAGACAACAAGCGTGGAGTGTAAGCCAGAGCTGGGCtcccgtcgacgaggctgaTCTCGACTCGAAGCTCTACGGGTGGTGGCTCAGAGGAGGATGGTGGGGTACAAAAGACAACAGCGGCGAATACCAACCACCCGTGTctggcgacgaagacggcgacgacgatacCACCAGCGTTTTGTCCTTTAGTACCAACGATGAGAGAGAATGGGAGTCGGAAGGGGATGGGCAAAGAACGCCTACGCAGTCCAGGTCCTGGGTGTCCCGGGAAGCTACACCAATGCCCGAGGATTCACTTCAATTGTCGGACTTGGCACGCCTGCTGCATCCCAGCAATccggaggagagagaggaggcgTACGCCCTAGCTGCTCACCTGGGCAGCGACAGAATCATGACCCGATCTCAGTATCGCAGATCACAGCAGCTACAGAGAACGAGGATCCTACAACCAGCCGGGCGGACCAGCCGTGCCACGACGCGGCTGGCCAAGATGACGCCGGACGAGGAGTCCCAACGCTTGGAGCAGTTGTTACTATCTCGCCGCGCCCAATCTACGCGCCCCGAGGACGGTGCATCGACATGGGCAGAGGGGGCTGCTGGCCTCGGACCGGATGGCCCGCAATGTGTTGTCTGCCAGAGTTCTCCTCGCACCATTATCGTGTGGCCTTGCCGCTGCCTGAGCTTGTGTGACGACTGTCGCGTGTCTTTGGCTATGAACAACTTTGACAAGTGTGTCTGCTGTCGCAGAGAAGTCATCAGTTTCAGCAGGATTTATGTCCCTTGAGTCCTAGAGGGGTGGATGATGAGACGGCCATGAAGGCTACCGGGGAGATTTTTAAACCAGGGCTGCGGTACTCTCAACCCACGAAGAGTTTTGTAGGCGTTTTTGGCTTTCTGCCACGTTGTCGTTTCACTAGATGAGACGGGATATTTTATTGGTGAGGCATTTATTGTACAGAAATTCTAGGCAAAACATCAAGCGGCGGCATCCATTGTTGATGGTCATCCTGTGTCCAAAATCTACTCTACATCCCAGCCCATTCAACACAAAATGCGCGCACCCGTTTCGGCGATTCATCCATGAATGgaacctcgccgccaaaTAAGAAACCCTTCTTGACCGATGTGCCCAAGCGACCGCTGCCAACAACATCAAGCATGGGTATTTTTTCGTCCCAGGCGTAGTTTGTGGCGAGGAAGTGAGCATGGAATCTTAGTGGGTCACCAGGATAGACACTATAGTCGGCGCCGAACCGCAAACCAGGCGTCATGAAATATCCCTTTGACTGCAAGTGTCGATGCAGAGCGCCGGCAGCAGGCAGACGCACGGCGTCACATGCACCGCCCCCCGGTGCTTGCAACCCACAGCTTGTTGTGGGCGTGACCGTCAAGGACAAATTGACATCGGCAGAATCGCGAGATTTACCACGACTGTCATGCGCGGGCGTTCCTGGGGAAAACAAACCGAACAGGTCATCAGCTTCTGGGGCGGCAGGAGATGCCATGGCGCCCTTCGCCCTCCGAGTCTGTTCAGTCGCTGCCTTCTTGACATGATCCTCGGCCAATAGCTTCTGAGCCTTGTGACGGCGGTCCTTTAGAAGTGCAATGTATCCCTGACGGGTAGCTTTGTCCGAGGAGCGAAGCGACGACAAGTGGTGTGAagtctcgtcgacgagacggcctaccttcttctcgacgagcACGCTGGCCTCCTCCGGAAGTAGCTCAAGCGGCAGACTCAAGAACACATTTTGCGTTGGGTTCTGGGGTGTGGTTCCCACCAACACGGAGCAGATATTGTGATCGCGCCTAATTACGGCCACGTCTTGA belongs to Colletotrichum higginsianum IMI 349063 chromosome 5, whole genome shotgun sequence and includes:
- a CDS encoding 3' exoribonuclease, giving the protein MTDRRRINGPPGATLPPVYDISNQTSASRARPGNTIRGLFLKTGVTPTASGSAYMEIEPPYGHVSSKSKVNGMKLICTVHGPRSLPRSAPFSPYLVLSTHVKYAPFATRQRRSYLRDSSERDISVHLDTALRGVIIADRWPKSGVDVIVTIIEGDQEREASHFQGNEEWDMMNVLSGCVTVAAAALADAGIDCVDMVTGGVAALVASDKGDTNTPSIVLDPVSLEHESILAACCVAYLPNRAEITNLWVKGQLPPSDASLHTKLIGRAIQASKGNYRAVLERLQNNQPPNS
- a CDS encoding Ubiquitin-protein ligase, encoding MDTAQQPITLDNLGVWQNLSLWTADRLQYAVNVTKLAPSLEDLVWAGPRMIRKLTAHLHLPFPDSLEALGQRVIPEATGPGIMRTTDAVTIAALSMDIPPPIGIPHGPGPGVLTDPDTAAASPNFSMEGAKGLGSVFSYATSKWALCCIAMAIVLNRTHIFAATRRRLRLTLPVRLLLRGLPVLLFLVQARGILRSIQCQTSPDFSELRWGNTSKSSELMFSQAGGFLHTMSSALLLGASDEVSCTAVGMVPVNIDDTSQDLRGSLSLLWPLFGTFCLSQFLETVSCAVQGRPVAAETGMTLFEHSLAFAEADAAISNQLGWGLFTQSQAAEAASSAGGTIAISRSMILRRVNTSPEVLLVAFLSTMSHITSHVLGIFNLQAKFRLVSTGFWGLCFMASILWSAFTFSLDDPARQGLLRFPTVCIIGFIPHVLVLGGIIVCLIIYLLALGLAALGQTGQRLTLRERLAQAHGNMQANLSVSDIRVSMEMDFYTALLRTGFGAITMASEAVYLNEDRDVIMRPHTWLEEERYQELEELRTQWIAAGATDSHYDTIGTIGLVPVKEDHMLTTNGYVRERAAQKVPKSRSGERRLRDGVGAAERSGRWLMALDFLMNINRLIFRTWATAMLKILSKIGIRHPKFLLWVIRRPKLTNDTKSTNTGGRDHPPADSVEASLNIPRIDGVDVESEFRQQAWSVSQSWAPVDEADLDSKLYGWWLRGGWWGTKDNSGEYQPPVSGDEDGDDDTTSVLSFSTNDEREWESEGDGQRTPTQSRSWVSREATPMPEDSLQLSDLARLLHPSNPEEREEAYALAAHLGSDRIMTRSQYRRSQQLQRTRILQPAGRTSRATTRLAKMTPDEESQRLEQLLLSRRAQSTRPEDGASTWAEGAAGLGPDGPQCVVCQSSPRTIIVWPCRCLSLCDDCRVSLAMNNFDKCVCCRREVISFSRIYVP
- a CDS encoding tRNA-splicing endonuclease subunit Sen34, coding for MSTSNATKVPLVRISKIADRYLVFDAQDVAVIRRDHNICSVLVGTTPQNPTQNVFLSLPLELLPEEASVLVEKKVGRLVDETSHHLSSLRSSDKATRQGYIALLKDRRHKAQKLLAEDHVKKAATEQTRRAKGAMASPAAPEADDLFGLFSPGTPAHDSRGKSRDSADVNLSLTVTPTTSCGLQAPGGGACDAVRLPAAGALHRHLQSKGYFMTPGLRFGADYSVYPGDPLRFHAHFLATNYAWDEKIPMLDVVGSGRLGTSVKKGFLFGGEVPFMDESPKRVRAFCVEWAGM